The Oncorhynchus mykiss isolate Arlee chromosome Y, USDA_OmykA_1.1, whole genome shotgun sequence genomic sequence caagtctaggaacagtgggttaactggtctaggaacagtgggttaactggtctaggaacagttctaggaacagtgggttaactggtgtaggaacagtgggttaactggtctaggaacagtgggtttaactggtctaggaacaggtctaggaacagtgggttaactggtctaggaacagtgggttaactggtctaggaacaggtctaggaacagtgggttaactggtctaggaacagtgggttaactggtctaggaacagtgggttaactggtctaggaacagtgggttaactggtctagaaacagtgggttaactggtctaggaacagtgggttaactggtctaggaacagtgggttaactggtctaggaacagtgggttaactggtctaggaacagtgggttaactggtctaggaacagtgggttaactggtctaggaacagtgggttaactggtctaggaacagtgggttaactggcctagaaacagtgggttaactggtctaggaacagtgggttaactggtctaggaacagtaggttaactggtctaggaacagtgggttaactggtctaggaacagtgggttaactggtctaggaacagtgggttaactggtctaggaacagtgggttaactggtctaggaacagtgggttaactggtctaggaacagtgggttaactggtctaggaacagtgggttaactggtctaggaacagtgggttaactggtctaggaacagtgggttaactggtctaggaacagtgggttaactgccttgttcaggggcagaactacttTTTTCCCCCCaacgatttttaccttgtctgctcgggattcgatcttgcgacctttcggttacatTGATTTGAATGAATAGTCTATTACTTATAAATTAGATAAATACAACTGCCTTACAGTTATCATATCTTATGACCTATTACTCTCTGCTGGCATAGACCTAGTAAGCCTTTGCCTGATCCTGTATAGCTTGGTATGTCATTCCTAGAGCACTTCATGCAGTGTCACACAAAGCAATTGCTATTTGCAAGTGAAAATGTCATGGGATGCATAGGCTCCATTATTAACCTTTTTGATGGCCATTTATTTGATCGTATTTCATTATCCAACATTTTAGTAGTAGCTACTAGTTAGTAAACATTGCTAATTTATTCTTGTTTTGCAGACCTGAGGAagcaagaggagaggggagagctCATCCAACCTGTGCTCTTTGTCTTGCTGGTCCTTGTGTCGGTGTTGCTGTACTTTGCTGTCTCACTCATGGATCCTGGCTTTGTCCTATCTGACGGTAGTGACTTACAGGTGCGTCAAACCAAGTTTTGCTTACTTCACAACACACGAACACAGTAATGCATATCAATGCTCAGGAAATGCATTACAGCTCACAAAAAAACGATGCACTTTGTACTGCATTTTTAGTTCACCCTTGGCATCGCTGAGGAGACGCAGGACATGATTCCCCCAACAACCAAGTCTCTGCGACAGCGGCGCTGTGGTCATTGTCTGCTCCAGGTATGGAGTGGGCTACTGTAGTATTtatctttaacctttatttatccagtgGAAACCCATTGAGACCAGCGTCTCATTTACAAGGGTGCCCTGGGAACAATACATTAACATGATTAGTCTCAATACAATATATTTTCAATtacacatcacaacaagtcaAATTCAAAAGCGACAGATAACATGTATATGCGCTAGGGGCACAATAACTAAAAGCAATCTTCCTGGACTCTGGAGACCCGCAGAACCTCTAAAAACTTGAGAGCGAGTCTGATGGTGGGTTGCTTTCCAATTAAAAAGTGAGGTGAGGTGGTATGAGAGTTTCTGGAGAACTGCTTAGATATGTAGGCcccagttattattattattcagagaCAAACCAACATTATTCATGTAAATAGTGAACAGTAAAGGGCCTAGTATTGAGCCTTGTAcacctgtttacatgtatatttaGTGTGTATGTATTCCTGAGGTGACATTAGGATGGATAATGTAATCCTAGGATGCTGACAGACACACCATCTTCTCTCACTCTGTTAAGAGATTCTCTCACTCAATTATGGTCATGGCAAGATAAGCTGCTGGCATATGATATGAGTACAGGTCAGTGGACTAGTTTATGACCAGAAAGAGCTTTCTGTAACTCCTCCTTCCCCCCTTTCCCATTCATGTGCCCAAACAGCAGCCAATGAGATCCAAGCACTGTCAGACCTGTCAGCACTGCGTGCGTCGCTACGACCACCACTGCCCCTGGATCGAGAACTGCGTGGGTGAGAGGAACCACCGCTGGTTCGTGCTCTACCTGGCTGTCCAGCTGTTGGTGCTGCTGTGGGGCCTCCACATGGCCTGGTAAGTGAAGATGGGTCTTCAGAGCCCATTCATACATGGTTGTGGTGACCCACAGGGTATGCAATGCAGGGTTTACAAAAACATTTGCACACCCCGTGGGTCACCACAACCAGGATCGAAGATCTTAATGATTTTTGTTCAATTTATCATATGATGCACTGTTTCAGAAGTGTGGCCAATCTCACTTGTTCTGTGACGCAGGTCGGGCTTCACCACGGCACCCACCTGGCAGCTGTGGCTGCGCGGCAATGGCGTGCTGCTGGGTACAGTGGCGGTGGTGGCGGTGCTCTCCCTCACCGTGCTCCTACTCCTGGGCTCCCACCTCTACCTAGTCTCCCTCAACACCACCACCTGGGAGTTCATGTCGCGCCACCGCATCTCCTACCTCAAGCACTGCGGCTCTGAAGAGAACCCGTTTGACCGTGGTGCGCTGCGCAACCTCTGGGGCTTCTTCTGCAACTGGGGCGCCATAGTGTGGGAACAGGTGTACTTCAGAGAGGGCAACGACCCCATCTGATTAGCAAACAAGCTAACTAACTCGTCGTCTACTCAAGTTCTTCATTCCTTCCCTAGAATTCCCTAGAATTGAGTTTACATCCTCCTTTCTAGAAGTATCTTTATATGAGAAAGACATCCAAATGAACTATGAACTCCTCTCATTACTTCAGTTGGTCACTGAACTTTGCAAGTTCAGTTTAGTATGTAAGTGGATTTCAATGGAATTGAGCGCAATCCTggtatttatttcagttgactagTGACAtgataaaaaaacatttgtcaggAAGACAGGAAAAGTTTTACTGGAACAAATAGGTCAGCTATTCAGTCTTGGTAATAAAGGTAATTGCAGTGAGCCTGTGAATAGTAGCGCGATTCTTAGTGTTGCTCTGTTTATTTCCTATCCTTCCAACTTACCATTGCCTTTGACAACCACTACACTCCCACCCACTCCAATACCTTCTTCTGTCCAAAGAATAATATCTAAGAGTGAAGAGTAAAAAATATCACTGAAGTATTAGGAATTTGAGCTAAGGGAACTCTTATGTGTTGAAGGGAACACATTTACAGAATAGATCAATAAATCACATAATTCCTTGACAGTTAGATTAACAGAAAGGCAATTCACGTATGGCCTGTTTTTCTATTCCCTGAGTTTACTAAGCTATAACACACTATAAGCTAACTGTTGTTTTATACAGGATAAAGGTACTTTCATATACTATTGTTGATGTAAAACTGTCTATACTTGAGAGCATGATTTGATTCCTTGTTGGTGTATTTTCCCCAATATTGACTCGGCATTGACAGAGGCTCTGTAGCGACCAAGTGGCTGATTGACTCAGTCAATCAAGTCTTTAGGCTGTGTTTAAACATGCAGtttaattctgatcttttgcccaattatggGCCAAAGAtatgatctgattggtcagaagaccaattattggcaaaatatcagaattgggctacctGTGTTTACACAGCCTTAGATTTCCAGAAGAACATTCCTCTTAACCATTTGAGTATTTTTGCATATTGAAATATTGTTACAAATATCACATTTTCAATGCCTGGTTTACTGTAATAGTTTAGTTTAATTGAATCTGTACAAAAAGGAATGTCAGGTTTTAAGGCTGCACTACAGCTCAAAGCTTCCTGGCAACAGGGTTAATATGAAGGCAAAGGTCAGCCAAGTGTTGGCAAATTAATAAGTAAATAAAATGGTAATTCAGTTATCAATATATTTTTGGTAGTACCATGATCCGTCGACAAATTATTGCACCTCTTATAAAATGGTAGAGAGGCGTTTTATTTGCAATTGTATTATCTATTACTATAAAGTATAGTAAATGTGAAAAGCACACAATTTGCACCATCCGTGGTTTGAAAAAGGATCTGATCTTGGGTGAAACTCCAAACATGTTTAATCATTCACTTAAATCATTTCTCACTTTTTCAATTGACAGAATGTCATACTATTTTTGTAAACAGGTTTATCGCTCTTGATGCAAATCAACCTTTTTGAACGTCCATTTTGGAACATAAAAAGTTTGCATGAGATTTTTACATCTAGTTTTTTGTAACTTTAGGAATAATCGTAGAGAACTTATTTAAAGGAGTGCAATGTTGTGTGTGTTCCCTAACTTAATCGTTAGCTTATTCTCTGTGCAATAGGAGAGCATAGAAAAACATGACAGAAATGAGCAATAATGGTAATATTGTCATCTTTTTATAGTATCAGA encodes the following:
- the LOC110509491 gene encoding probable palmitoyltransferase ZDHHC12; the encoded protein is MFKNVFGSGFIVRTAHVILTWVITLILFLHDTDLRKQEERGELIQPVLFVLLVLVSVLLYFAVSLMDPGFVLSDGSDLQFTLGIAEETQDMIPPTTKSLRQRRCGHCLLQQPMRSKHCQTCQHCVRRYDHHCPWIENCVGERNHRWFVLYLAVQLLVLLWGLHMAWSGFTTAPTWQLWLRGNGVLLGTVAVVAVLSLTVLLLLGSHLYLVSLNTTTWEFMSRHRISYLKHCGSEENPFDRGALRNLWGFFCNWGAIVWEQVYFREGNDPI